A stretch of DNA from Vibrio gallaecicus:
AACGCAATGCCGCGTTGAGTGATTCCGCATAGCATGACGGGCACAGCATTGAAGATCTCTTCAAATTGCTCTAAGCCTTCGATACCTTGCTCTGCTAATGTTGCAATAGAAGTTTCAGGGTCAAACAGCATACTCAATGAAAGCAATACACCACCGAGCAGAGCATTGTCTTCGCTGTCTTCTGGCATTAAAGTTTCCCAGTCATCACGAGAAATTTGCCAACCTTGAAGCAAACCTTCACAAAAGTCTCGAGCTGCACTATTCACAACTTCTTCATCGTCAAGTTGGCAAGCTTCAGGCCAAGTCCAAGTACCTTCAATTAATGCCGGTCGTGTATTGTTCCATAGCTCGATGATAACTTCGATGTAAGATTCAAGCTGTTCACCATCGCTGAATGGTGCAACCTCTTCGCCACCCCATAAGAAAGGCAACCATTCATGTGGGGTTAACACATTAGGAGCAGACGCCATTGAAGTGACAAAGCCAAGAGTTTTACTTTCTGTTAGAAGCTTTCCTTGAAGTTCAGGAAGCGCAAGAATGTCTTGTAGAGTCAAAGTTAGATACCGTAAATAAAAGAAGATATTACGTTTATGATAACAATCGTAGAAGGAACTAAAAAGCTTGAAGTAGCAGATTATTCTCGATAGTTTAAACTAAAAAGAAAACTATGAAGAATTATGTATATACGGTCGTCTTTAAAGAAAAAAAGTATGATAGCGCTTGGTTTGTATCTCGCGTTTTTTATTGCCATTATTGGTAGTGTGACTTACTTCGTTGTTGAATCTCCCGTACGAGCAAAGTTACAGCAAAATCTAGACCTTAGAACTGAATTACTCTCTTCTTTTATTTCAGAGCCACTCAATAGCTCTCAAGGCTTTTTAAATAGCATTGTTGGATTAGCTCAAACAAAACAAGCAACCCCTGATTTAGCCCTGCTATTCGCTTCTTTTCTTTCAACTAGTGATGACATTATTGTCAGCGCTGGTATTTGGCCAGAACCTTATGCTCTCAGTCCCAATAAAGTGCTTGATAGTCAATTTTTCAACAAGGCTTCCGGCGGTCAAGTTGATCAGATCTTATCCTATAATAATCCACAAGCTCTCCCTTATCATCAAGAGGGTTGGTATACCTCTGTTGTAAACCAAGCGCCGGAATTCGTCTCTTGGT
This window harbors:
- a CDS encoding UPF0149 family protein, whose amino-acid sequence is MTLQDILALPELQGKLLTESKTLGFVTSMASAPNVLTPHEWLPFLWGGEEVAPFSDGEQLESYIEVIIELWNNTRPALIEGTWTWPEACQLDDEEVVNSAARDFCEGLLQGWQISRDDWETLMPEDSEDNALLGGVLLSLSMLFDPETSIATLAEQGIEGLEQFEEIFNAVPVMLCGITQRGIALAEEQ